Below is a genomic region from Zea mays cultivar B73 chromosome 9, Zm-B73-REFERENCE-NAM-5.0, whole genome shotgun sequence.
TCCTTCACTGCAGATATCCATCTAACACATGACACTCAAAGCTTTTAAGGGGAAAGGGGCACAATCGTCATGCTGCTACAAGAGCAAGTACCTCGCTACCTGTAGATGTCAAAACAAAAAGGGACAGAGGACAGCAGATAATGGGTATGTTTGTTTAGGATTATAATctgtctagattatataatctaacttattttgaactaacagtttaatttaaaataagttagattatataatctgaacaaattataatcccaaacaaacacccaCAATAACTATTGTAACATCATTTCCTCCCAAATGTATAATTAGATATTGTCAGATGATCAGGTCACCAAAAATCACAACCGGAAGAAAACAGCACGTTTGGTTAAAGACAACAGTGGAACAATGAATATATCCTTCACGCCAACTCAGCGCATGGTTGGTATGTACATTGCAACATCGTACTCCTGTTTTACCCAGGTTCAGCGTCAGGCCATGTACCAAGACTCCAAAAGAGTCCTGTCTTCGCTATATCTGCTTGTCAGAGTCATTCTCCTCGGCCCCACTGATCATAAAAGGCTTGTTTAGCGAGGAAGAAAGAAAGATCTATAGTGAAGAAAAAACAAAAGTATTTACCACAATCACAGGTGACTCACTGGGTCTCAGAGCATCCCGCATCTCCAGTTAGTTGTTCCGCATCACTGGCATCCTTTACCTGAGCAAATGGCTTCTTGAACTGCACCAAGATCATCGTCATGTTATCGCATCCCTCGCCACCCATGGTCGATGGAGCCAGGCATCTATCAAGCACTCCTTCACATACTGCAGAAAGGCTTTCCTCCTGCACTTCGTAACCTCTTTCCATGAATATTACCAAAGACCAGGATATCCCAAGATAGTGTTAACTTTTTCGAAAGGGGAGATAGTGTTAAACAACTTGGTACTTACTGTGTTTATATGTTCACGGATGAAATCAACCAACTGCTGGCTTGACATGCAGTCCCTGGCAGCCCAGAGAATATGGTTGTTACTTCTGACAAAAGCAATAATCAAGTTGAAGCCAGAAAGTTGTTAATGGAGAGAAATTTACCAAATGCCATCACATGCTAAAACAATGAATTCGTCGTCGTCACATAGCTCGACCTGTACAAAAGAATAACGTTACAATAACTATCAACAAGAAGGAAGTGCTAACTTAATAGTCTACATAGCAAGAGCGAGAGGCAACTGCAGAATTTACGCACAATGTTTATGTCAGGGTTTGCGGTCAAAATTTGCTTATCAGGGGACAAGAACTTGTTTTGTTTAAGCTCCATGTCTCCTAGAAAGGTATTTTGCATATGCAAGACATCAGTTAAGGTGAGAGGTATGAACAAAAAGAAGCAAGTAAAAAAATGATACCAATAGCTCTTGACAAGTTTAAACTTCCATTTACATGCCCCATTTTAATGTAACCCCCAGCACTTTGTATCCTTTCTCTCTCTGCCTCAAGCTCTGGTTTATGGTCTCTTGACAAATTGTATGCCTGTTTTATGTGGAAGAAGTACAAAATGAGACAATCCCACAAACTTTATATGCCACTAGAGGGTAATCCCTCCTGTTTTCTTTTAGGAGTAACAACTGACCTGGCCATTCCTTGAGATGACGCAGCGGGAGTCACCAGCATTTGCCACAACGAGTTGCCTATTTCTCACTAATGCTACACATGCTGTACTCCCACAATTTGGCCCAGTAAAGTCAGAGTGTGGTCCCTGATAAAAGAAATTTCTATAAGACTACCTAGGTGGATGGAATGTTCATTTCCAACAAAAGAACTGGCAACAAAGAGAAAtgccaagatttgccttccagcaAAACAAGAAGAGGCTCCAGTTCAGGAAATTGGAGGTCATTCTTCAAGAGTTAGCATTGTTAGGCAACACATCCATCAATTTTAGGTGTTACAAGAATAAACTTCCTTCTTATGCATAGATATCCTTTTCAAGAGGTAGCATCCCTAGGCAACATAGGTATCAATTTTAAATGTTAAAAGAACAAATTTCCTTTGTAGGCATACCCTTTTAGGTCTTAAAACATCAGCGTTGCACTTGCACGTGTACTCAAGAACCATAAGTCTACTGTTACAAGTTTCTGCATTGAATGATTTTAGCGAAAAAATAAATGAGAAGAAAGAAACCTTATTAATGATAATCCTGTGACACTTTCAGAATGAAATCCAATGACTGCCAAATTAATAAATAAAAGGCAGATGGCATGCTCTCCTAGACATAGGAAGATGAGTATAGAATTATGGAACCATGCCAGTTCCACAAGTACCTCCTCGAAAGCCCAATCATCATGTCTATCATTTGAATCACTTGCTTTAGGGGACCAAATCAAGCCTTCTGTTATGCCAGTGAACTGATTTATCTTATCTCCAAGTGCTTGGAGTTCCTGCCATCCTCTTTGACCCCGCATCATTTCATCCATTCTGAAACAACACAATCATAATTTTTCTTCACATCGTTTTCTCCAAATCAGCAATATAGTAGTGAAAACATAGACAAGCTATGCTAAAAACAAAAGAAGCTATTATACCTTAAGTAAGCTCTGTGGACAGCAGCACCCAGGTCACCAGCAGCATAGGCTTCGGTATGGAGAACTTCTATGTGTAGATATTTTGCACagaatttggcaactacttttccTGAGGCGAGAACGTGGTAGGAAGGGGTCAACAGCCCATTTTGATATGATGGGAATCAATCGTAAATGCTGAAAAGACACTTTTCTTTGCATTTAGTTACCTCCATGTCCATCAAAAACACCAAAGGATGCAGTGTCATTGTCAAGATCTAGCAAAGCCGAGTGCTGGAAAATTGCACACAGGCTTAGAAGTTGCACAATAGACTGAGCAAACAAGATCATGATAAACTAATAAATGATGAGATTCCATCCTCTCAACAGATACTGATATATCGCATCAAAAAGTGTATTAGTAATATGGTAAGAAAAAAGGCGACGACTAATATGCAAGCAGGTACTAGGTGCAAGCGTGTAAGCAGACATTTTACTCCGTTAGATCTAGATCCAATGGTATGTCATATTTAGCACTTAAACCCTTCTACCACCATCTGGTGTAGCTTTATAAAAAACTCCCTAACAAACCACAATTATATCTACCATTGGATTTAGATCTAACGAATAAAAAATCTGCTTGCACGCTTACATCTAATATCTGCTTGCATATTAGTCGTTGCCAAGAAAAAAAAGGATCATAGTTCCTCCTTCAGTAATTATACTCGACAAGATATATCATGCACATTCAAATTGTATCCTCTCAATTGATTCCAGCCTTCAAGGTTGGAGTATAACCAATCTTTCAGTATGATGCCAAACACACTGTTTGAATTATGAAGCATTATCAATCCAACATCCGGAGAATATGGTGATGTAAACAAAAAAAAAGAGTTAATCCATTTTGTATCATTCCCAACATGAGGATAGGGTATCATGGACCACTAGGGGTGGAAACGAGTCGCCAAGCCGACTCGCTCCTCTGGCGAGACTGAAAAgttggctcggctcgactcgccGAGCCAACGAGCCTGACCATAAGCGTGAAATTGCTCTCCAAAATATAATATAAAATCTCAAAAATAATTTAAGTAACATATTTTAGGTTAGTAAAATAAATATATtactaatataatatagaaaatagattaaTTTTGTACAGTAATCTCAATTCTCAAAAAACATAAACTAATCGTCTACTTAGTACCTATAATATATGCTAATTAGgattttatgtaacaaattaATGTTGGGTCGAGCCATGAGCCAGCTcaagagccgagccgagctggctcgctcttttcTCAAGCCGGAAaaacaggctcggctcgggctcgttctAAGCACCGAGCCGAGCCAACGCGAGGCCGAGCCCGctcgtcgagctcgagcttttttccAGCCCTAATCATGGACACTTGGACAGAAACAATAAACTCACCATTCAACTCAAGAATTAGCACGGCTAAGTTCGGCAAATAATTTATTTTTATGGGCAAGTATTCTTTTTGGTTCAAAATTCAACGAACACAAGACACCACTTCTCTCAGGTGCATAACTCTGCTAAACATTACAGTCAGTGGCCACTGGCCAGGACGCCAGGTATCTCCTAAGCTATTTATTTAATAATATATGTGGTTGTCCACCAGTTCCCTTCACTATATTAAAAAAAAGATAGCAATACTATTTTGTGAAAAAGACTTTGCAGCAATATTTGGTAGTTCTTTGTTCTTTACTTCCTAGGACATTCTGAAAGTTTCCATAGGTACCCCAGCAACCTGGACATTGAAAGCACATTTGTTTTTGGTGAATCAAACTCTTCACACACAAGTTGGATTCCAGAGTTATATTTGGGAAGCCCAGTAAAATCATGCTGAGTTGGATAGCCGAGTCTGAGTCGGATTCCGTCACTTGTGTGTCCATATCCCCGTAATACTTACAAGACTAGGAACAAGCAAAAAGAAAAATCATAACAAGCAAATGTAAATGATGAATAGAAACTTACAGCGTCTTCCATAGTTGCACGCCACCCTTGCATAGATGAAAGTCCGAATTTAAGTTTATCGTTTTCCCCATCTTCGGATACCTTGTCGGTTTTTGGTGTGCTAAGGTAAATCACCATTCTTCCAGATGTACCTGGCTGACAGAACACGATAGATAGTAAAAGATCCGCTCCTCAATAACAAGGTATCCATATTATTTTCAGAAGTAAACCCTGAAGCAATTTATAACAAGTTATTCATACTATTTTCACAAGTAAACCACCAAACAATTTAATGATGCTACAAGTATACAGCAGACTCAAAGTACAAACGTGAAACGTAACCCCACCCCCCCAtaaaaaaaacacacacacacgcacCCCGCGCACAATACATGTGTACGCTTGTAACTGTGCCAGATCCGGATGCAAGTAGCTTGCTGTAGGGTTTGGGTGCTCGGTTTCGAAGGGCAGGAAGGACGAGAAGGGGCGAGCATACCTGCTGGGCACCAGTCGACGGCGAACGGACGACGAAGACCTGGCAAACGGAGGCGCTAGTCGCCGACGAACGGGCCGCCGAAGACCTGGCGAGAGCGTCGCCAACAGGAAATAAAGGCAGCGAGAGAGGTGTGAACGGCAGATTGGTGAGCGACTGAACCTGACAAAGGAAGCAGCGCAGGGGTGATTGGGTGAACCCGACAAGCATATGCAGCGGACCTTTCACTTTTTTAACTAAACGTATATCAATTAGGAGTACCTTGACTTGATTAGGCCGAATTTGAAAATCGTTAAACCGTAGAAACGAGGAGGTAACCTCCAGGTGGAGAGATAAAATTTATAGATGTCTATATTACTACAGTTTCTATATATCATATTGGCATAACTTGTTTTCATAAAACATAAAAATATGTGTTATATTAGTCAGGTAGATATGAATGTGGAATTAGCAACCAAAATTTAAACCTCTCTTGTGCACGATTTATTCCACACGTGATGCACGACGACGGTGTAACGGTGGAAATTAATGTTTCATACTAGTACAAATTGTTTAATATTTTTGTGCGTGTAATGGCTTCACTGCGTAAAAAATAGAAGAATGTGTAGAGTTAAGTTTAATTGTGTACTATGATGTGGGTTAATTGATTAAAGATTTAATGGACTGGAAAA
It encodes:
- the LOC541808 gene encoding protein phosphatase type-2C isoform 2 (isoform 2 is encoded by transcript variant 2) — translated: MLVGFTQSPLRCFLCQVQSLTNLPFTPLSLPLFPVGDALARSSAARSSATSASVCQVFVVRSPSTGAQQPGTSGRMVIYLSTPKTDKVSEDGENDKLKFGLSSMQGWRATMEDAHSALLDLDNDTASFGVFDGHGGKVVAKFCAKYLHIEVLHTEAYAAGDLGAAVHRAYLRMDEMMRGQRGWQELQALGDKINQFTGITEGLIWSPKASDSNDRHDDWAFEEGPHSDFTGPNCGSTACVALVRNRQLVVANAGDSRCVISRNGQAYNLSRDHKPELEAERERIQSAGGYIKMGHVNGSLNLSRAIGDMELKQNKFLSPDKQILTANPDINIVELCDDDEFIVLACDGIWDCMSSQQLVDFIREHINTEESLSAVCEGVLDRCLAPSTMGGEGCDNMTMILVQFKKPFAQVKDASDAEQLTGDAGCSETHGAEENDSDKQI
- the LOC541808 gene encoding protein phosphatase type-2C isoform 1 (isoform 1 is encoded by transcript variant 1) produces the protein MVIYLSTPKTDKVSEDGENDKLKFGLSSMQGWRATMEDAHSALLDLDNDTASFGVFDGHGGKVVAKFCAKYLHIEVLHTEAYAAGDLGAAVHRAYLRMDEMMRGQRGWQELQALGDKINQFTGITEGLIWSPKASDSNDRHDDWAFEEGPHSDFTGPNCGSTACVALVRNRQLVVANAGDSRCVISRNGQAYNLSRDHKPELEAERERIQSAGGYIKMGHVNGSLNLSRAIGDMELKQNKFLSPDKQILTANPDINIVELCDDDEFIVLACDGIWDCMSSQQLVDFIREHINTEESLSAVCEGVLDRCLAPSTMGGEGCDNMTMILVQFKKPFAQVKDASDAEQLTGDAGCSETHGAEENDSDKQI
- the LOC541808 gene encoding protein phosphatase type-2C isoform X1, coding for MLVGFTQSPLRCFLCQVQSLTNLPFTPLSLPLFPVGDALARSSAARSSATSASVCQVFVVRSPSTGAQQPGTSGRMVIYLSTPKTDKVSEDGENDKLKFGLSSMQGWRATMEDAHSALLDLDNDTASFGVFDGHGGKVVAKFCAKYLHIEVLHTEAYAAGDLGAAVHRAYLRMDEMMRGQRGWQELQALGDKINQFTGITEGLIWSPKASDSNDRHDDWAFEEGPHSDFTGPNCGSTACVALVRNRQLVVANAGDSRCVISRNGQAYNLSRDHKPELEAERERIQSAGGYIKMGHVNGSLNLSRAIGDMELKQNKFLSPDKQILTANPDINIVELCDDDEFIVLACDGIWDCMSSQQLVDFIREHINTEESLSAVCEGVLDRCLAPSTMGGEGCDNMTMILVQFKKPFAQVKDASDAEQLTGDAGCSETQ
- the LOC541808 gene encoding protein phosphatase type-2C isoform X2; the encoded protein is MVIYLSTPKTDKVSEDGENDKLKFGLSSMQGWRATMEDAHSALLDLDNDTASFGVFDGHGGKVVAKFCAKYLHIEVLHTEAYAAGDLGAAVHRAYLRMDEMMRGQRGWQELQALGDKINQFTGITEGLIWSPKASDSNDRHDDWAFEEGPHSDFTGPNCGSTACVALVRNRQLVVANAGDSRCVISRNGQAYNLSRDHKPELEAERERIQSAGGYIKMGHVNGSLNLSRAIGDMELKQNKFLSPDKQILTANPDINIVELCDDDEFIVLACDGIWDCMSSQQLVDFIREHINTEESLSAVCEGVLDRCLAPSTMGGEGCDNMTMILVQFKKPFAQVKDASDAEQLTGDAGCSETQ